GATGCGCGCCTCTGGCTGCCGCAGTTGAATGTTCGAGGTTATATCAAAAAAGGCCTCTTCCACCGCGGCGTCGTTTTCGAGTTTGACGCGAACTCCCCCCATATCGCTCTTGTGGAGCACATCGGGTGAGGCAATCTTCATGACAACAGGATAACCGATCTCTGAAGCCGCCTTTAGGGCCTCCCTGGTGGTCCGGGCAATCCGGCTTTCAGGGAGCCTGAATCCATATGCTCTCAAGATCTCCCTGGCTTCATTTTCGATTAGATCGTGTCTGTGCTGGTCGATAACAGAGGCAAAGATCTCGCGCACCTTGCGGCTGTCTGCCTCGAAACTCCGGTATTGCCTTTCAGGCCTTTCTCGCCAGAGGCGATAGGAAAGCATGGCATCCAAAGCTGCTATGGCATCTTCGGGATAGTCATAACTGGGTATTGAATGGTCTTGGAGGATCTTGCGAGCAGCCCGCACCTTCTTTTCTCCCATAAAGGACGTGACAATAGGTTTCTCAGCATCCCTGGCCAACTTCGCGATCCTCCGAGCAACGGCCACGGGGTCCACGGCTGCCGTTGGAGTCAAAAGTATCAACACAGCGTGGATAGAGCCGTCATCAAGCACGACTTCCAGGGTTTTCCCGTATCTTTCATGTGATGCATCGCCTATGATATCTATGGGATTGTAAACGGAAGCTGTGGGCGGAAGAAACTCTCGGAGACGATCTGCCGTTTTCTTTCGAATCGGACTCAGGTGGAGTGAGCTTCTGTCAGAGGCGTCCGCGGCCAGGATGCCCGGGCCCCCGGAATTGGTAATAATGGCAAGACGAGGGCCTTCTGGGAGCGGTTGACTGGCAAATGCCATGGCGTATCCAAACAGAGACTGCATAGATCCGGCGCGTATGATACCGGATTGCTTGAAAGCTGCGTTGTAGGCATTCTCAGAGCCCGCCAAAGCGCCCGTGTGAGACGAAGCGGCCTTGGCCCCGGCGCTCGTGGTACCTGACTTAATGACAATGATTGGTTTTTTTTTGGAGACCTGTCGGGCCGTTTTCATGAAAAGCGGACCGTCCTCAACGCTTTCCAAATACCCGAGAATCACACGCGTGTTCTCATCCTGCCCCATGGAAAGGATCATCTCAGCTTCTGAAATATCCATCTTATTGCCCAGACTAACAAATCTTGAGAAACCCACATTTTCTCCCAAGGCCCAGTCAAGGATAGCCACACACATGGCGCCGGATTGGGAAAAAAACCCGATATGGCCCCCAAGGGGCATGCCTGAAGCAAACGATGCATTCAGGGGGCATATTGTGTCGATAATACCAAGGCAGTTGGGGCCCACCACCCGGATGCCCATCTCCCTGGCCCGTGTGGCCAGCTTTTTTTCCAGACGAGCCCCTTCGGGTCCGATTTCTTTAAAACCGGCCGTAATGATAACGACCGAATCGACGTTTTTCTTGCCGCATTGCTCCACCACACCCATGACGGCTGGCGCTGGCAGGGCAACAACCGCAAGGTCAATATCAGAGGGGACCGAAACCAGATCCGGGTATGCCCTGCGCCCCAGGATCTCCTGGGCCTTTGGATTTATGGGATAGACAGCGCCGGGGTAGCCGTACTGGACGATATTGTTCAAAATATCGTAACCGATCTTGCCGGGCTTCTGTGAAGCCCCGACTACGGCAACAGAAGAAGGGCTGAAGAAGTGTTCTAACATTACCTGTGTCAGTTCAAGGCATTAAGACTTAATTACTCCGAAATTTTATATTATATCTTTTCGCCTTAAGGCAACAACAAAATAACGGCGGGTGCCCAACGATGAACCGGCTACAACTTGTATTTTCACCTAAATTCCCATTTGCCAGGCGGCCAAGCAACGCTTCATGAAGTCGCGAAGCGATTTCATCTTATTTTCCCTTGACCTTTCGCTGTTCTGTTTCCTATAACACGGGCACCGTGAATGTTCTGCTGATCGAAATAAACCCTTTTGCCCCTGCATCGCCCCCCATCTCACTGGGGTACATCGCAGCCTTTCTGAAATCCAAAGGATTTCAGGTCAAGATATTGACTTTCGGAGAGGACACGTCCGTCTCCACCGCCGGTCTTAAGGACATCATTACCAACTTCCAGCCTGCCCTGGTGGGACTTTCGGCCTACCAGCGAACCATGCTCTACACAATGGGTCTGGCAAGACTCATAAAGTCCATAAACAGCAACATCAAGATAGCCATTGGGGGCCCGCAGGCCACATTCATGCCTTCGGCGGGCTTTGCCCAAATGCATGATATCGATTATATCAGTCGATCTTCCGGTGAGGTGACGCTCCTTTGCATTGCACGTGCCATCGAAAAGGAGGCGCCCTTTTCAGACCTTTCCGGGGTCAGCTACAAGAACGCGGATGGTGT
This window of the Deltaproteobacteria bacterium genome carries:
- a CDS encoding acetate--CoA ligase family protein, translated to MLEHFFSPSSVAVVGASQKPGKIGYDILNNIVQYGYPGAVYPINPKAQEILGRRAYPDLVSVPSDIDLAVVALPAPAVMGVVEQCGKKNVDSVVIITAGFKEIGPEGARLEKKLATRAREMGIRVVGPNCLGIIDTICPLNASFASGMPLGGHIGFFSQSGAMCVAILDWALGENVGFSRFVSLGNKMDISEAEMILSMGQDENTRVILGYLESVEDGPLFMKTARQVSKKKPIIVIKSGTTSAGAKAASSHTGALAGSENAYNAAFKQSGIIRAGSMQSLFGYAMAFASQPLPEGPRLAIITNSGGPGILAADASDRSSLHLSPIRKKTADRLREFLPPTASVYNPIDIIGDASHERYGKTLEVVLDDGSIHAVLILLTPTAAVDPVAVARRIAKLARDAEKPIVTSFMGEKKVRAARKILQDHSIPSYDYPEDAIAALDAMLSYRLWRERPERQYRSFEADSRKVREIFASVIDQHRHDLIENEAREILRAYGFRLPESRIARTTREALKAASEIGYPVVMKIASPDVLHKSDMGGVRVKLENDAAVEEAFFDITSNIQLRQPEARILGVMVQEMVTQGKEVILGITRDMQFGPMVMFGLGGIYVEVLKDVSFRIAPLSVESADAMIREIRSFPLLRGVRGEAPADIEGIRDALVRLSQMAMDFPEIVEADINPLLVCPEGQGVVAVDARITIQE